In Plasmodium gaboni strain SY75 chromosome 8, whole genome shotgun sequence, one DNA window encodes the following:
- a CDS encoding hypothetical protein (conserved Plasmodium protein, unknown function), producing MKKAEFFEIVQNDSSSITGNSLNESSFNCSLDFKDDKKKNVHEKDNIDISYNKINNLSKKNALKFLGIFNKKKTEKLHIKNNMCESTLDAYNNKCANIVIKKNETNDPIIKGINFVNKINSVVKDNIENGNNIYNDNKLNFNGYINNDDHLNYNNEYNNNNNNNNTYALKNEKKNTDNKAHYNNEFYCLKQIVDNNLNNNYDKNEIKLFNIYHDNRAECLFHDVSIIKFYAYNNICIYENKDYIYNEINTYLFECPNGPKKVDTFNINDDIYEYLYNEKIKLKNKDKIYKENDNHNNNMYNNCDSEIRKEDNQIQCLQFYIHKYPSFLKDKIKAFIHIYNMFSIYPYINNNFIQDHMYSENIKIVYHSEKVVNIQWKYYDINELTNIFKKYVLPKRFSENSLEQPFIQINDYIYINFLTQEIKMIDINSYQINNNYIILNGNGLCFSAYYHILVPHHRHINENTNDQNKNYHLSYEYLFISQLFNIYDNFHICFLYPLFVTYFFYYHLFVKHKMDNLKKPHKNEYSYMNKKKTNIYIEESKMTYIGHEKIYNTNEEQNIKKEIHTFNEKTTINDDQIYESNTEEYKKYNNNYEECYIIQLNDIYLRLYECLKKKNILENIKPNDNIKKKGYIQYLLPQSCFKHFKSIEFIFKSQSSYLFMLYLICISKYGLDDKSIIGHTTDLNNINILYSHNNNNNIYNDNLQNYINPNKIISHCNNKSYDGIQNDEYINSYENLFCYNDMKEISNIRNIFPDDKQTFFNSCNKIDNIIKISIRNNGVCFFYIKDIVKYLFFSYFIIFNSMENLIQLMNNKHYKNDVEIYEDQKMYNEKHKLESKQNELLPNLIHNNNMGSQYCCITSSDINKNENELSKKNQEIQILQKCILNEDIYKLCSTSNIPNDIYNNNIYNNNIYNNNNDIYNHNIYNNKHNFNFPNVNKIFEMDNIKNIYNDFFICENKNVNIFKLINIMNKEKKKILTPYYFSLNELTPLFFLKLSNIHIYDINIQLNKVFQYIHYNNHTFTPFLTDSQKKDEIMNVQLDLLENTSIVNNEVYLLYIKKINYNDDFYKYNYLYVQDYLLKNYILYYNIYFYIQDHLKKNKYYKLKYTNINKETLIIHFTVSFNCIYDQMKFMYQFKPQQYITHIEKNEKVNITTEQKQKYISFIDNYVCTKCVQ from the coding sequence atgaaaaaagCTGAATTTTTTGAAATTGTTCAAAATGATTCTTCTTCAATAACTGGAAATTCATTAAATGAGAGTTCTTTTAATTGTAGTCTAGATTTCaaagatgataaaaaaaaaaatgttcaTGAAAAAGACAATATAGatatttcttataataaaataaataatttgtCTAAAAAGAATGCTTTAAAATTTCTGGgtatatttaataaaaagaaaaccgaaaaattacatattaaaaataatatgtgtGAAAGCACTCTTGAtgcatataataataagtGTGCTAAtatagtaataaaaaaaaatgaaacaaATGACCCAATAATAAAGGGTATTAATTTCgttaataaaataaactCGGTTGTAAAAGATAACATTGAAAAtggaaataatatatataatgataataaattaaattttaatggttatataaataatgatgatcatttaaattataataatgaatataataataataataataataataatacatatgccttaaaaaatgaaaaaaaaaatactgACAATAAAGcacattataataatgaatttTATTGTTTGAAACAAATAGTTGATAACAActtaaataataattatgataaaaatgaaataaagcttttcaatatatatcatGATAATAGAGCGGAATGCTTATTTCATGATGTTAgtataattaaattttatgcatataataatatttgtatatatgaaaataaggattatatatataatgaaattaaTACGTATTTATTCGAATGTCCTAATGGACCTAAAAAAGTAGAcacatttaatataaatgatgacatttatgaatatttatataatgaaaaaataaaattaaaaaataaagataaaatctataaagaaaatgataatcacaataataatatgtataataattgtGATAGTGAAATACGAAAGGAAGACAATCAAATACAATGTCttcaattttatatacataaatatcCTTCTTTTctaaaagataaaataaaagcctttattcatatatataacatgTTTAGTATTTATccatatattaataataattttatacaAGATCATATGTATTctgaaaatattaaaattgtTTATCATTCTGAAAAGGTTGTAAATATTCAATGgaaatattatgatataaatgaattaacaaatatttttaaaaaatatgttttgCCTAAGAGATTTAGCGAAAACTCTTTAGAACAACCTTTTATACAAAttaatgattatatatatattaattttttaacacaagaaattaaaatgaTAGATATCAATTCTTATCAAATAaacaataattatattatcttaAACGGTAACGGACTTTGCTTTTCAgcatattatcatatattagTACCCCATCATAGACACATTAATGAAAACACAAATgatcaaaataaaaattatcatttaagttatgaatatctttttatatctcagttatttaatatttatgataattttcatatatgtTTTTTGTATCCACTTTTTGTTACctactttttttattaccACCTTTTTGTAAAACATAAAATGGATAATTTGAAAAAACCGcataaaaatgaatactcctatatgaataaaaaaaaaacaaatatatacataGAGGAGAGCAAAATGACATATATAGGTcatgaaaaaatatataacactaatgaagaacaaaatataaaaaaagaaatcCACACCTTTAATGAAAAAACTACTATAAATGATGATCAGATATATGAATCAAATACGGAAGagtataaaaaatataataataactATGAAGAATGTTACATTATTCaattaaatgatatttatcttagattatatgaatgtttaaaaaaaaaaaatatattagaaaatataaagccaaatgataatataaaaaaaaagggatatatacaatatttattacCTCAAAGTTGTTTTAAACATTTTAAAAGTATagaatttatttttaaaagtCAATCatcttatttatttatgttatatCTTATATGTATTAGTAAATATGGTTTAGATGATAAGTCTATAATAGGACATACAACtgatttaaataatataaacattttatattcccataataataataataatatttataatgataatttacaaaattatataaatcctaataaaataatatcacATTGTAACAATAAATCGTATGATGGTATTCaaaatgatgaatatataaattcttatgaaaatttattttgttataatGATATGAAAGAAATATCAAATATACGTAATATTTTTCCTGATGATAAACaaactttttttaattccTGTAACAAAATTGacaatattataaaaatcaGTATAAGAAATAACGGTGtctgttttttttatattaagGATATTgtgaaatatttatttttttcctatttcataattttcAATTCAATGGAAAATCTTATACAATTAATGAATAACAaacattataaaaatgatgtaGAAATATATGAAGATCAAAAGATGTATAATGAAAAGCATAAATTAGAAAGTAAACAAAATGAATTGTTACCAAATTtaattcataataataatatgggTTCCCAATATTGCTGTATAACATCCAgtgatataaataaaaacgAAAATGAgttatcaaaaaaaaatcaagAAATTCAAATACTACAAAAGTGTATCttaaatgaagatatatataaattatgtaGCACATCTAACATTCctaatgatatatataataataatatatataataataatatatataataataataatgatatatataatcataatatatataataataaacataattttaattttccaaatgtaaataaaatatttgaaatggacaatataaaaaatatttataatgacttttttatttgtgaaaataaaaatgtgaacatttttaaattaattaatataatgaataaagaaaaaaagaaaatcTTAACCCCATATTATTTCAGTTTAAATGAATTAACTCctctttttttcttaaaattatcaaatatacatatatatgatattaatatacAACTAAATAAAGTCTTTCAATACatacattataataatcatacATTTACTCCTTTTTTGACCGATTCTCAAAAAAAGGATGAAATAATGAATGTACAATTAGATTTGTTAGAAAATACTTCTATTGTTAATAATGaagtatatttattatatataaaaaaaattaattataatgatgatttttataaatataattatctatatgtacaagattatttattaaaaaattatatactttattataatatctatttttatatacaagatcatttaaaaaaaaacaaatattataaattaaaatatacaaatataaataaagaaacattaattattcattttactgtatcttttaattgtatatatGATCAAATGAAATTCATGTATCAATTCAAACCACAACAATATATTACTCAcatagaaaaaaatgaaaaggTTAATATAACAACTgaacaaaaacaaaaatatatatcttttattgATAATTATGTATGTACTAAATGTGTAcaatga
- a CDS encoding hypothetical protein (conserved Plasmodium protein, unknown function), protein MIRKRLQYLKKDYLKCQYRNIISSSIKKKKYNYKEESLNLYVAFNYNINLCHERFEKNIYLYDVNSTVFKLSKYIHKFKKYIKNETKKKKEYEKNDKYNYKIEQLFMCYISLHNNINRDIFLRLTRDVLSFPPLKEKIINDKKYYEYLLYEIIKCGQENKVDKIHFYEYVIKIISSFLLNSTLFFNELFERNFFLEFLNLIKKEDINNYINNFTYLLSCISLYKRALKQNITYHNNKDLLLSSKFLSENNTNILIEKKKNELLLDSLNIILQIFDKIQNYHYFKQIDICNIFDFLNEFKTFHKIKICILINIHKYLIPSSDMKHLCLLIYLITSNNNSRNIYKECIQKDAYKYIYNIIFLRRNELYDIKNWNLFLLSLIKYKKNEYTNNIMRKRKIKNIKMIKSNGNINENINEDINENVNAHNNKISGVPTNRQINKSTNMSLRSPKKKNYIKYNKKFELCLNVKNSYMNKKKKYKERILYFSIKNYFIQLIEQEKKKKLNPKYIKTFYEYFSFYHIKKNCIRKKNYISPLVLIQNYESEKETHKKKIIHKKK, encoded by the coding sequence atgataagGAAAAGGCTACAATATTTAAAGAAGgattatttaaaatgtcaatatagaaatattatatcatcaagtattaaaaagaaaaaatacaattataaagaagaaagtttaaatttatatgtagctttcaattataatataaatttgtGTCATGAACGATTTGAgaagaatatttatttgtatgATGTAAACTCCACAGTTTTTAAACTTTCAAAATATATCCATAAATTcaagaaatatataaaaaatgaaacaaaaaaaaagaaggaatatgaaaagaatgataaatataattacaaAATAGAACAATTATTTATGTGTTATATTTCActtcataataatatcaatagagatatatttttaagatTAACAAGAGATGTTTTAAGTTTCCCACCAttgaaagaaaaaataattaatgacaaaaaatattatgaatatcttttatatgaaataataaaatgtgGACAAGAAAATAAAGTTGATAAAATACACTTTTATgaatatgtaataaaaataatttcaaGTTTCTTATTGAATTCtactttatttttcaaTGAACTTTTTGAAAggaatttttttttagaattcttaaatttaattaaaaaagaagatataaataattatattaataattttacaTATCTACTTTCATgtatttcattatataaaagagctctgaaacaaaatataacttatcataataataaggatttattattatcatctaAGTTTTTATCtgaaaataatacaaatatattgatagaaaaaaagaaaaatgaaCTATTACTAGATAGcttaaatattatattacaaattTTTGATAAGATAcaaaattatcattattttaaacaaatagatatttgtaatatatttgattttttaaatgaatttaaaacgtttcataaaattaaaatatgtattcttataaatattcataaatatttaattcCCTCAAGTGATATGAAACATTTGtgtttattaatatatttaataacttcaaataataatagtagaaatatatataaggaGTGTATCCAGAAAGACGCctacaaatatatatataatataatttttttaaggAGAAATGAACTATATGATATTAAGAATTGGAACCTCTTTTTATTAAGcttaataaaatataaaaaaaatgaatacaccaataatattatgagaaaaaggaaaatcaaaaatataaaaatgataaaaagtaatggtaatataaatgaaaatataaatgaagacataaatgaaaatgtaaatgcacacaataataaaataagtGGTGTTCCAACTAATCGTCAGATAAATAAATCTACAAATATGTCTTTAAGATcaccaaaaaaaaaaaattatataaaatacaataaaaaGTTTGAATTGTGCTTAAATGTTAAAAATAgttatatgaataaaaaaaaaaagtacaAAGAGagaattttatatttttcaatcaagaattattttatcCAATTAATAGAgcaagaaaaaaaaaaaaaattaaatcctaaatatataaaaacgttttatgaatatttttctttttatcatataaaaaaaaattgcataagaaaaaaaaattatatatcaCCACTAGTTTTAATTCAAAATTATGAAAGTGAAAAAGAAacacacaaaaaaaaaataatacacaaaaaaaaataa
- a CDS encoding putative RNA-binding protein yields the protein MLFTKIYLLFVFVLYLVSAFIKRQWAPNNYIYFKTDTYYKRRKKKMLQFRVKNHKDNDIDPYIPYIYKDIAPILKEYADDEYSYKQLVNAYFPETIEREKKMKTEGKKYFTNLKKMEEQKKSLEDSKEKSDDAKKKIDGSIKKSHKSVNKSDELVNKSDESVNKSDKDNKKLNSIEDVEIAMHEKLIKNDVSNFEHISDIKDHKKKNKILDDTYNVIEDSLKDIYMNSNVNKEEDTNNINYIELAKKEKNMLYDKLINNHSMVNDSNTFDLFGVFYDNKNYKDEKKLAAEMNKIINLEPFKSNNDSNLLEVIDTILKKNKIPIHVRNFLMKYRDIAKKISDENEKKNKTQSTSEENDYTDNDINIFNTNDKEKDEKYKEFLKDLNKVIMSIHNNLNNEKLLKREYNFLDELYEDYKHHLKKMHVKRNKLQPQRNNYDFLTFLHEHYEKYYFLKYGQFDYNFNEKINEIKKKIEKDEEQKKQELNVQPIIDHDTTNENKNVDIDNNNNNNNNNKFHSDSKKNGDNDNINDRLSIHEFQPTISSIHNNNNKNESINEIKESKKLKKHIIIDMIRNYEKQMYDIYKPDNSITNEYGFNNYIDNEKYDKEINLTFNKFSILNYDSKEEPKEYEKLYVGKLIFGEIFKIENDFAYVDINYSSYAEIHVDQLPYNISNIRDVFKKKDKLIFEIYKMYPGKILLTLKNIQKINDLNKILLYKTQGTPFDVKVVAILKNGVTVTYNDITSFIHISALSCKYKIKTEQEELEEKINEDVLLNKKIKVFCTDINKLNFSNLIYEQNEQLKILNVYDVLEVDIIHISKYGLMVKYFDVVGLIHVSEISKKKVDNLNDYFKINDKLKGVIVNIDYDNKRFSMSTKILERDGKNIIDHASKIYSDIPNIISDIKKKNTNLKMHDTNIKNQLLSLIDIYKSDKEKKEDARTNEDNKNVTVQMDANMKAGLNEIKEHTELTTHGHNKENIKDINNKEDNTNTTTTTNTSNNNKNDYDGVPTDSSSITKKDIIKDSTTIGNNIDVEKIKQNDEYMFNENELDIYEDEDEDENDEDDKDDEENSKLSIDIHNQMIPYLLMKQEQNKKEDQIEEKGEIVWNLDDDDFVNSNSPTQSSQFPEYQWSYLNDKKWINFSYYINRIMNYYFHIHDDYFTYKEKNVTYEINFAKNIRLDIGTGLYNRIRKIKK from the exons ATGCTATTTACGAAGATTTATTTGTTGTTTGTATTTGTCCTGTACCTTGTTTCTGCTTTTATAAAACGTCAATGGGCTCCTAATAATTAC ATATACTTTAAGACAgatacatattataaaaggAGAAAAAAGAAGATGCTACAATTTAGAGTTAAAAACCATAAGGATAATGATATTGATCCTTACATAccttatatttataaggACATAGCACCTATCCTAAAGGAATATGCCGATGAT GAATATTCTTACAAACAACTAGTCAATGCATATTTTCCAGAAACAATAGAAAGggaaaagaaaatgaaaactGAAGgcaaaaaatattttacaaatttgaaaaaaatggaaGAGCAAAAAAAATCATTAGAGGATTCAAAAGAAAAATCAGATGatgcaaaaaaaaaaattgatgGTTCAATTAAAAAGTCACATAAATCGGTTAACAAATCAGATGAATTGGTTAACAAGTCAGATGAATCGGTTAACAAATCAGATAAGgacaataaaaaattaaattcCATTGAAGATGTTGAAATAGCCATGCATGAAAAACTGATAAAAAACGACGTAAGCAATTTTGAGCATATCAGTGATATTAAAGACcataaaaagaaaaacaaaatattagATGATACATATAATGTTATTGAAGATTCattaaaagatatttatatgaattcaaatgtaaataaagaagaagataccaataatataaattacaTTGAGTTAGctaaaaaagaaaaaaatatgttatacgacaaattaattaataatcATTCTATGGTAAATGATAGCAATACATTCGATTTATTTGGAGTATTTTATgacaataaaaattataaagatgaaaaaaaattggCTGCGGAAATGAATAAGATAATTAATTTAGAACCTTTCAAAAGCAATAATGATAGTAATTTATTAGAAGTTATTGATacaattttaaaaaaaaataagattCCTATACATGTTCgtaattttttaatgaaGTATAGAGATATtgcaaaaaaaatttctgatgagaatgaaaaaaaaaataaaacacAATCAACGTCTGAAGAAAATGATTATACagataatgatataaacatttttaatacaaatgataaagaaaaagatgaaaaatataaagagTTTCTAAAGGATTTAAATAAAGTTATTATGAgtatacataataatttaaataatgagaaattattaaaaagagaatataattttctaGATGAATTATATGAAGACTATAAACATCATCTTAAAAAAATGCACGTTAAGAGAAATAAATTACAACCACaaagaaataattatgatttTTTAACATTCTTACATGAAcattatgaaaaatattattttttaaaatatggACAATTCgattataattttaatgaaaaaataaatgaaataaaaaagaaaattgAAAAGGAtgaagaacaaaaaaaacaaGAATTAAATGTACAACCAATAATAGATCATGATACaacaaatgaaaataaaaatgttgatattgacaataataataataataataataataacaaattTCACAGTGatagtaaaaaaaatgggGATAAcgataatataaatgacCGATTATCTATTCATGAATTTCAACCAACAATTAGTTCTATTcacaataataataataaaaatgagAGTATCAATGAAATAAAGGAATctaaaaaattaaagaaacatataataatagatATGATACGTAATTATGAAAAACAAATGTATGATATATACAAACCTGATAATTCAATAACAAATGAATACGgttttaataattatattgataatgaaaaatatgacaaagaaattaatttaacttttaataaatttagtatattaaattatgaTAGTAAAGAAGAACCAaaagaatatgaaaaattatatgttggcaaattaatttttggtgaaatttttaaaatagAAAATGATTTTGCATATGTGGATATTAATTATTCTTCTTATGCAGAAATACATGTAGATCAATTACCATATAATATTAGCAACATTAGAgatgtttttaaaaagaaagataaattaattttcgagatatataaaatgtatcCAGGAAAAATCTTATTaactttaaaaaatatccAGAAAATTAATGActtaaataaaatattattatataaaacacAAGGCACACCTTTTGATGTAAAAGTAGTCGcaatattaaaaaatggTGTAACTGTTacatataatgatattacatcatttatacatatatcTGCATTATcatgtaaatataaaataaaaacagAACAAGAAGAattagaagaaaaaattaatgaagatgttttattaaataaaaaaataaaagtttTCTGTActgatataaataaattaaatttctctaatttaatatatgaacaaaatgaaCAGCTTAAAATTTTGAATGTATATGATGTTCTTGAAGTAgatattatacatatttcAAAATATGGTTTAATGGTAAAATATTTCGATGTTGTAGGTTTAATACATGTATCTGAGatatctaaaaaaaaagtggATAATTTGAatgattattttaaaattaatgaCAAATTAAAAGGAGTCATTGTAAACATAGATTATGATAATAAGAGATTTTCTATGTCCACCAAAATATTAGAAAGAGATGGAAAGAATATTATAGATCATGCATCCAAAATATATAGTGATATTCCAAATATTATAAGTGAcattaaaaagaaaaacacTAACTTGAAAATGCATGatacaaatattaaaaatcAACTGTTATCTttaatagatatatataaaagtgataaagaaaaaaaggaaGATGCACGAACTAATGAGGATAACAAAAATGTGACTGTACAAATGGATGCAAATATGAAAGCAGGTCTCAATGAAATTAAAGAACATACAGAATTGACAACGCATGGACATAACAAGGAGAATATTAAAGATATAAACAATAAGGAAGATAACACTAATACAACAACTACTACTAATActagtaataataataaaaatgattatGATGGAGTTCCTACGGATAGTAGTTCAATTACTAAgaaagatataataaaggATTCTACAACAATAGGAAACAATATAGATgtagaaaaaataaaacaaaatgatgaatatatgtttaatgaaaatgaatTGGATATATATGAAGATGAAGATGAAGACGAAAATGACGAAGACGACAaagatgatgaagaaaattCAAAACTATCCATAGATATTCATAATCAGATGATTCCTTATTTATTAATGAAACAAGAACAAAATAAGAAGGAAGATCaaatagaagaaaaagg AGAAATTGTTTGGAACCTAGATGATGATGATTTTGTAAATTCTAATTCTCCCACTCAGAGTTCTcaat tTCCGGAATATCAGTGGTCTTATTTGAATGATAAAAAGTGGATAAATTTtagttattatataaatagaattatgaattattatttccaCATACATGATGATTATTTCACATATAAAGAGAAAAA tgtaacatatgaaataaattttGCCAAAAATATAAGGCTCGATATTGGCACAGGATTATACAATAGAATAcgaaaaattaaaaaatga
- a CDS encoding hypothetical protein (conserved Plasmodium protein, unknown function), with translation MILHRVIKSFFSSDLNVSKLLRKKGILFENVKRENCVKDLIVKFMELKGVPINKDDIHIMKNILCRPTGRIMILIDNLKKQNFNFDFDITEKKEEQNESEHFNDNVKINNIKNGHVIKENENNKSDNKDIINITNNNDDKTNIIYNKEEYYKLKTLFKDCKIHLCDDYEIEKFVEECERFLRFTDDIKRISKFENLDKIVTIINIPSCYGRKELSEIIYTACNVRIELNNIIFRFKKNGIQSDCAYILCNNIKDANIIIHTIQEYPVAKKYHLTEFYGTSFLFASKNNLFISSEKLDYITIFSKYKIFTCGWHKDISIKEFESFLITLKIFPKKIIKINYSKNNILKNYETKQNEHSDNKTLRQHICDNNINQLNQTNPNHILINIQEESTSLSENKNNESNEENDLNTSSFILFFENMRMTKKVFTKFERLKKKWKMSASSNFYAYPKVPDIHFSDDIEYMDENEYEDSDLDEEIEY, from the exons ATGATATTGCATCGAGTTATAAAATCCTTTTTTAGTAGTGATTTGAATGTTTCTAAATTGTTAAGAAAAAAAggtatattatttgaaaatgTGAAAAGGGAAAATTGTGTAAAAGATTTAATTGTGAAGTTTATGGAGTTAAAAGGAGTACCTATTAATAAAGATGACATTCAcattatgaaaaatattttatgtagACCTACAGGTAGAATTATGATATTAATTGATAATTTGAAGAAGCAAAACTTTAATTTTGATTTTGATATTACTGAGAAGAAAGAGGAACAAAATGAAAGTGAACattttaatgataatgtaaaaataaataatataaaaaatggacatgtaataaaagaaaatgagAACAATAAAAGtgataataaagatataataaatattaccaataataatgatgataaaacaaatataatttataataaagaagaatattataaattaaaaacatTATTTAAAGATTGTAAAATACATTTATGTGATGATTATGAAATTGAAAAGTTTGTAGAAGAATGTGAACGTTTTTTAAGATTTACTGAtgatattaaaagaatatcAAAATTTGAAAATTTAGATAAAATTGTTActattataaatataccTAGTTGTTATGGTAGAAAGGAGCTTAGcgaaattatatatacagCTTGTAATGTACGTAtagaattaaataatattatatttagatttaaaaaaaatggcATACAAAGTGATTgtgcatatatattatgtaataatatcaaagatgcaaatataattatacaCACCATTCAAGAATATCCAGTTgcaaaaaaatatcatcTTACGGAATTTTATGGAACATCCTTCTTATTTGcttcaaaaaataatttatttataagtTCAGAAAAACTAGATTATATAACCATcttttcaaaatataaaatatttacatgTGGATGGCATAAAGATATATCTATTAAAGAGTTTGaatcatttttaattacactcaaaatatttccaaaaaaaattattaaaatcaATTATAgtaagaataatatattaaaaaattatgaaaccaaacaaaatgaacattctgataataaaacattaaGGCAGCATATatgtgataataatattaatcaGTTAAATCAAACAAATCCAAATCATATTCTAATTAATATTCAAGAAGAATCTACCTCACTCAGtgaaaacaaaaataatgaatctaatgaagaaaatgatttaaatacttcatcatttattttattttttgaaaatatgAGAATGACTAAAAAGGTTTTTACAAAATTTGAAAGACTAAAAAAGAAATGGAAAATGTCTGCATCCAGTAATTTTTATGCATACCCTAAAGTT CCTGATATTCATTTTAGTGATGATATAGAATACATGGACGAAAATGAATATGAAGATTCTGACTTGGACGAAGAAATAGaatattaa